The Streptococcus oralis Uo5 genome includes a window with the following:
- the pknB gene encoding Stk1 family PASTA domain-containing Ser/Thr kinase, with protein MIQIGKIFAGRYRIVKQIGRGGMADVYLAKDLILDGEEVAVKVLRTNYQTDPIAVARFQREARAMADLDHPHIVRITDIGEEDGQQYLAMEYVAGLDLKRYIKEHYPLSNEEAVRIMGQILLAMRLAHTRGIVHRDLKPQNILLTPDGTAKVTDFGIAVAFAETSLTQTNSMLGSVHYLSPEQARGSKATFQSDIYAMGIIFYEMLTGHIPYDGDSAVTIALQHFQKPLPSVIAENPSVPQALENVVIKATAKKLSDRYQSVSEMYVDLSTSLSYNRRNEPKLVFDDASKADTKTLPKVPQSTLTSIPKAPAQEERPQPKKPTQPVAEPAPSPKPAKKRKFKARYMILLASLLLVVASLVWILSRTPATIPIPDVAGQTVAEAKEALKKSKFEAGEEKSEASDTVAEGRVIRTDPEAGSGRKEGTKVNLIVSSGKQSFQLSNYVGRKYTDVVAELKEKKVPENLIKMEEEESSESEPGTVLRQTPASGSTYDLSKATTITLTVAKKVTSVSMPNYIGSSLEFTKNNLTQIVGVKEANIEVVEVSTAPEGTAEGTVVSQTPRAGELVDLASTRIKLSIYKPKTPPSTSSSNPAQRGNQGSPTSPNQGNQQGNQQGNTPSSSSSNSEGTHESSRD; from the coding sequence ATGATCCAAATCGGCAAGATTTTTGCCGGGCGGTATCGGATTGTCAAGCAGATTGGTCGAGGAGGCATGGCAGATGTTTACTTGGCCAAGGATTTGATCCTAGATGGGGAAGAAGTGGCAGTGAAGGTCCTGAGGACCAACTACCAGACAGACCCGATTGCTGTGGCACGTTTCCAACGTGAAGCGAGAGCCATGGCGGATCTGGACCATCCTCATATCGTTCGGATAACAGATATTGGTGAGGAAGACGGTCAACAGTACCTGGCTATGGAATACGTAGCAGGTCTTGACCTCAAGCGTTATATCAAAGAACACTATCCTCTTTCAAACGAAGAAGCGGTTCGGATTATGGGACAAATCCTCTTGGCGATGCGCTTAGCCCATACTCGAGGAATCGTTCACCGGGATTTGAAACCTCAAAATATCCTCTTGACACCTGACGGCACAGCTAAGGTCACGGACTTTGGGATTGCAGTAGCCTTTGCGGAGACCAGTCTGACCCAGACGAACTCAATGCTGGGTTCTGTTCATTATTTGTCACCTGAGCAAGCACGTGGTTCTAAAGCGACCTTCCAGAGTGATATCTATGCAATGGGGATTATCTTCTATGAGATGCTAACGGGACATATCCCTTATGATGGGGATAGTGCGGTTACGATTGCCCTCCAGCATTTCCAGAAGCCACTACCGTCCGTCATAGCTGAAAATCCATCTGTCCCTCAGGCTTTAGAAAATGTTGTCATCAAGGCAACTGCTAAGAAGTTGTCAGACCGTTATCAGTCTGTTTCAGAAATGTATGTGGACTTGTCAACTAGCTTGTCTTATAATCGTCGGAATGAACCGAAACTGGTCTTTGACGATGCGAGTAAGGCAGACACTAAGACTTTACCTAAAGTTCCACAAAGTACACTGACATCGATTCCTAAAGCTCCGGCGCAAGAAGAACGCCCTCAGCCAAAGAAACCAACTCAACCAGTCGCAGAGCCAGCTCCATCGCCAAAGCCAGCCAAGAAACGGAAGTTTAAGGCTCGCTATATGATTCTTTTGGCTAGCCTTCTATTGGTTGTAGCCTCTTTGGTCTGGATTTTGTCAAGAACACCAGCAACGATTCCTATTCCTGACGTAGCCGGACAAACCGTTGCAGAGGCTAAGGAAGCTCTTAAAAAATCCAAGTTTGAAGCCGGTGAAGAAAAGTCAGAGGCCAGCGATACAGTAGCAGAAGGACGAGTTATTCGAACGGATCCAGAAGCTGGTAGCGGCCGAAAAGAAGGAACCAAGGTCAATTTGATTGTTTCTTCTGGTAAGCAATCCTTCCAATTGAGCAATTACGTCGGACGCAAGTATACAGATGTCGTAGCCGAACTCAAGGAGAAGAAGGTTCCTGAAAATCTAATCAAGATGGAAGAGGAAGAATCCAGCGAAAGCGAACCTGGAACCGTCCTCAGACAGACCCCTGCTTCGGGTTCGACTTATGATCTCTCAAAAGCCACTACGATTACCTTAACAGTGGCTAAGAAGGTGACTAGTGTCAGCATGCCGAACTACATTGGTTCAAGCCTCGAATTTACAAAGAATAACTTGACTCAGATTGTCGGTGTGAAGGAAGCAAATATTGAGGTTGTTGAAGTATCGACTGCTCCTGAAGGAACGGCAGAAGGAACTGTTGTAAGTCAAACGCCAAGAGCAGGAGAACTGGTTGATCTTGCAAGTACGCGTATCAAACTTTCCATCTACAAACCAAAAACACCACCGTCAACTTCATCCTCTAATCCTGCCCAACGTGGGAACCAGGGTTCTCCTACAAGTCCAAACCAGGGGAACCAACAAGGAAATCAACAAGGGAACACTCCTTCTAGCAGTTCATCCAATAGTGAAGGAACTCACGAAAGTTCTCGAGATTAA
- a CDS encoding Stp1/IreP family PP2C-type Ser/Thr phosphatase has protein sequence MEIALLTDVGQKRTNNQDYVNHFVNRAGRTMIILADGMGGHRAGNIASEMAVTDLGVAWVDTQIDSVNEVREWFAHYLEIENQKIHQLGQDEAYRGMGTTLEAVAFIDNQAIYAHIGDSRIGLIRGEEYHQLTSDHSLVNELLKAGQLTPEEAETHPQKNIITQSIGQKDEIQPDFGMITLESGDYLLLNSDGLTNMISASEIYDIVTSDISLADKAATLIRFANNAGGLDNITVALVYMNEEAAE, from the coding sequence ATGGAAATAGCATTATTAACAGATGTTGGTCAGAAACGGACAAATAATCAGGACTATGTCAATCACTTTGTCAACCGAGCAGGACGCACTATGATCATCTTGGCTGACGGGATGGGAGGCCACCGTGCAGGTAATATCGCTAGTGAGATGGCGGTCACAGATCTCGGTGTGGCTTGGGTGGATACCCAAATCGACTCAGTCAATGAAGTTCGTGAGTGGTTTGCCCACTACCTGGAGATTGAAAATCAAAAAATTCACCAACTAGGTCAGGACGAAGCATACAGAGGCATGGGAACAACGCTAGAAGCTGTTGCTTTTATTGACAACCAAGCCATCTATGCTCACATTGGAGATTCTCGTATCGGTTTGATTCGTGGAGAAGAATACCACCAGTTGACCAGTGACCATTCTTTGGTCAATGAATTGCTCAAGGCTGGTCAATTGACTCCAGAAGAAGCAGAAACTCACCCTCAAAAGAATATCATTACCCAGTCCATCGGACAAAAAGATGAAATCCAGCCAGATTTTGGGATGATTACACTGGAGTCAGGAGATTATCTCTTGCTCAATAGTGATGGTTTGACCAATATGATTTCGGCAAGCGAGATTTATGATATCGTAACTAGTGATATTTCCCTAGCAGACAAGGCGGCAACTCTCATTCGTTTCGCTAACAATGCAGGAGGTTTAGACAACATTACGGTTGCCCTTGTTTACATGAACGAGGAGGCAGCAGAATGA
- the rsmB gene encoding 16S rRNA (cytosine(967)-C(5))-methyltransferase RsmB, which produces MTKVETARNLALAVLEDVFVNQAYSNIALNKHLKGSQLSAPDKGLVTEIVYGTVARKLTLEWYLSHFIEDRDKLDNWLYILLLLSAYQLRYLDKIPNHAVVNEAVEIAKARKKGSEKLVNAVLRRILREGWPDIATIKRKNKRDSIAYSLPVWLVSKLKEEYGEERAQAIFKSLLVRNKASIRVTDLSRKEEIKAVLEATDSPLASTGLVKEQGHFAGHDLFFEGAITIQDESSQLVAPTLDLQGDEQVLDACAAPGGKTAHMASYLRTGQVTALDLYDHKLDLIQENVERLGVADRVQTKKLDARKVHEFFGRDSFDKILVDAPCSGIGLLRRKPDIKYNKETADFTSLQEIQLEILGSVCQTLRKGGIITYSTCTIVSEENFQVVEAFLESHPEFEQVKLEHECKDILKDGCILITPELYGSDGFFISQFRKISE; this is translated from the coding sequence GTGACTAAAGTAGAAACGGCAAGAAATCTAGCTCTAGCAGTGTTAGAGGATGTTTTTGTCAACCAAGCATACTCCAATATTGCCTTAAACAAACACCTCAAGGGGAGTCAACTCTCAGCACCAGACAAGGGCTTGGTGACGGAGATTGTCTATGGAACGGTAGCCCGTAAACTGACTCTGGAATGGTACCTATCCCACTTTATCGAAGACCGGGATAAGCTTGATAACTGGCTCTATATCCTGCTCCTTCTTAGCGCCTACCAACTTCGGTATCTGGATAAGATTCCTAATCACGCTGTGGTCAATGAAGCAGTGGAAATAGCTAAAGCACGTAAAAAAGGCAGTGAAAAATTGGTCAACGCTGTCCTTCGTCGTATCTTGCGAGAAGGGTGGCCAGATATTGCAACTATCAAACGCAAAAATAAGCGTGATTCCATTGCCTATTCTCTCCCAGTTTGGCTAGTATCTAAGCTCAAGGAAGAATACGGTGAAGAGCGAGCACAAGCCATCTTTAAAAGTCTCTTGGTGCGCAACAAAGCTAGCATCCGGGTGACTGACTTGAGTCGAAAAGAGGAAATCAAAGCCGTGTTAGAGGCGACTGATTCTCCTTTGGCTTCCACTGGTCTGGTCAAGGAGCAAGGCCACTTTGCAGGACATGATTTGTTTTTTGAAGGGGCCATTACCATCCAAGACGAGTCCAGTCAACTGGTTGCTCCGACTCTTGATCTACAAGGTGATGAACAAGTCCTGGATGCCTGTGCCGCTCCAGGTGGGAAAACAGCCCATATGGCTTCGTATCTCAGGACAGGTCAGGTTACTGCTCTGGACTTGTATGACCATAAGTTGGACTTGATCCAAGAAAATGTGGAGCGCTTAGGTGTGGCAGATCGAGTGCAAACGAAAAAATTGGATGCTAGAAAAGTGCATGAGTTTTTTGGTCGGGACTCTTTTGATAAGATTTTGGTAGATGCTCCCTGTTCTGGGATTGGACTTTTACGTCGCAAACCAGACATCAAATACAATAAAGAAACGGCAGATTTCACCTCCTTACAGGAAATTCAGCTGGAAATATTAGGTAGTGTTTGTCAAACACTACGAAAAGGTGGTATAATAACGTATAGTACCTGTACTATTGTCTCTGAGGAGAACTTTCAAGTCGTTGAGGCGTTTTTAGAAAGTCATCCCGAGTTCGAGCAGGTTAAACTAGAACACGAATGTAAAGATATCCTGAAAGATGGCTGTATCCTGATTACTCCAGAATTGTATGGAAGTGATGGATTCTTCATTAGCCAATTTCGCAAGATATCAGAATAG
- the fmt gene encoding methionyl-tRNA formyltransferase, with protein sequence MTKLIFMGTPDFSATVLKGLLSDDRYEILAVVTQPDRAVGRKKVIQETPVKQAAKEAGLPIYQPEKLSGSPEMEDIMKLGADGIITAAFGQFLPSKLLDSMDFAVNVHASLLPKHRGGAPIHYALIQGDEEAGVTIMEMVKEMDAGDMISRRSIPITDEDNVGTLFEKLAIVGRDLLLDTLPGYITGEIKPEPQDSSQVTFSPNIKPEEEKLDWTKTNRQLFNQIRGMNPWPVAHTFLKGDRFKIYEALPVEGQGSPGEILSIGKKELIVATAEGALSLKQVQPAGKPKMDIASFLNGVGRTLTVGERFGD encoded by the coding sequence ATGACAAAACTAATCTTTATGGGGACACCCGACTTTTCAGCGACAGTTTTGAAGGGGTTGTTATCAGACGACCGTTACGAGATCCTAGCTGTTGTGACCCAGCCAGACCGCGCTGTCGGCCGTAAAAAAGTCATCCAAGAAACCCCAGTCAAGCAGGCTGCCAAAGAAGCAGGTCTTCCTATCTACCAACCTGAAAAATTATCTGGAAGTCCAGAGATGGAAGACATTATGAAGCTAGGAGCTGATGGGATTATCACTGCTGCTTTTGGGCAATTTCTCCCAAGTAAACTCCTTGATAGCATGGACTTTGCGGTCAACGTTCACGCCTCCCTTCTTCCAAAACACCGTGGTGGAGCTCCTATTCATTATGCCCTGATTCAAGGGGATGAGGAAGCTGGTGTGACCATTATGGAAATGGTTAAGGAAATGGATGCCGGAGACATGATTTCCCGTCGCAGTATTCCCATCACAGATGAGGACAATGTCGGTACCTTGTTTGAAAAATTAGCGATTGTTGGTCGGGACTTGCTTTTGGACACACTTCCTGGTTATATTACTGGGGAGATCAAACCTGAACCACAAGATTCTAGTCAAGTCACTTTCTCGCCAAATATTAAGCCAGAAGAAGAGAAACTTGATTGGACTAAAACCAATCGCCAACTCTTCAACCAAATCCGTGGGATGAATCCGTGGCCTGTTGCCCATACTTTCCTTAAGGGCGACCGCTTTAAGATTTATGAAGCCCTGCCAGTAGAAGGTCAGGGTTCTCCGGGTGAAATCCTCTCTATTGGCAAAAAGGAATTGATTGTTGCAACTGCTGAAGGAGCTTTATCTCTCAAGCAAGTGCAGCCAGCAGGTAAGCCTAAGATGGACATTGCTTCCTTCCTCAACGGAGTTGGACGGACATTGACTGTAGGAGAACGATTTGGTGACTAA
- a CDS encoding primosomal protein N': MAIAKIIVDVPLMQTDQPYSYKVPEEFVEMLEAGMRVHVPFGKGNRLIQGIVLGLESQSDEEVADQDLKEIAEVLDFSPVLTQEQLWLAEELRKSVFSYKISILKAMLPGFLNSSYDKILYPLEGLSRQDKERLFGSEDSLAFSSLDLAKQAEMMRLTRKGLLRLEYQAVDQKKVKTQSWYEVHVEQLEGIEISARAKKKVELRDYLLAHAESAPLASLLESYSREQVNFFVEQGAVSIVQKEVQRSAAYFEGIEASRPLELNPEQRQARDAVVSAIGSQQPPFLLQGITGSGKTEVYLQIIQGALDKGKTAILLVPEISLTPQMTERFIARFGEKVAILHSGLSNGEKYDEWRKVERGDAQVVVGARSAIFAPLKNLGVMIIDEEHEASYKQDSNPRYHAREVAILRAQYNRAALVLGSATPSLESRARAGKGVYQHLRLTQRANPMATIPEVQVIDFRDYIGQNETSNFTPPLLEAIQDRLDKKEQVVLMLNRRGYSSFVMCRECGTVDTCPNCDISLTLHMDTKTMNCHYCGFSKGIPHVCPNCQSRSIRYYGTGTQKAYDELAELFPQARILRMDVDTTRRKGSHQALLDQFGRGEADILLGTQMIAKGLDFPNVTLVGVLNADTALNLPDFRSSERTFQLLTQVAGRAGRAEKAGQVLIQSYNPEHYAIRFAKEQDYEGFYTYEMGIRRQLGYPPYYFTIGITLSHKKEEEVVKRAYEVMGILRSGLSETSKILGPTPKPIARTHNLYHYQILIKYRLEDELGPTLNQVLALTQERENSELRLSIDHEPQQFL, encoded by the coding sequence ATGGCTATCGCAAAGATTATCGTGGATGTTCCCCTGATGCAGACGGACCAGCCCTATAGCTACAAGGTTCCTGAGGAATTTGTAGAGATGCTGGAAGCCGGTATGCGGGTCCATGTCCCCTTCGGCAAGGGCAATCGTTTGATCCAAGGGATTGTGTTGGGCTTGGAGTCCCAATCGGATGAAGAAGTGGCTGATCAGGACTTGAAAGAGATTGCGGAGGTGCTAGACTTTTCTCCAGTCTTGACCCAGGAGCAACTCTGGCTAGCTGAGGAGCTACGTAAGTCTGTCTTTTCTTACAAAATCTCCATTCTAAAAGCCATGTTGCCGGGATTTTTAAACTCCAGTTATGATAAGATTCTTTATCCTCTGGAAGGTCTGAGTCGGCAAGACAAAGAGCGCTTGTTTGGTTCAGAAGATTCGCTAGCCTTTTCTTCTCTAGACCTTGCCAAACAGGCAGAAATGATGCGTTTGACTAGAAAAGGTCTGCTCCGCTTAGAATACCAGGCAGTCGATCAAAAGAAAGTCAAGACCCAGTCGTGGTATGAGGTCCATGTTGAGCAGTTAGAAGGTATTGAGATTTCTGCGCGTGCCAAGAAAAAAGTAGAACTAAGAGACTATTTGCTTGCTCATGCAGAAAGTGCTCCTCTGGCTAGCTTGTTAGAGTCCTACTCACGCGAGCAAGTCAACTTCTTTGTGGAACAAGGTGCTGTGTCTATAGTCCAAAAGGAAGTGCAACGCTCAGCTGCTTATTTTGAAGGCATTGAAGCAAGTAGACCTTTGGAATTGAATCCTGAACAAAGACAGGCGCGTGATGCCGTTGTCAGTGCTATTGGCAGTCAACAGCCTCCATTTCTCCTTCAAGGGATTACAGGAAGTGGGAAAACGGAGGTTTACTTGCAGATTATCCAAGGAGCCTTGGACAAGGGTAAGACAGCCATTTTGCTGGTGCCTGAGATTTCCCTGACGCCACAGATGACGGAGCGTTTTATTGCTCGTTTCGGCGAGAAAGTAGCCATCCTTCACTCAGGCTTGTCTAATGGTGAAAAGTACGATGAATGGCGTAAGGTCGAACGCGGCGATGCCCAAGTTGTTGTTGGCGCTCGATCAGCTATCTTTGCACCTTTGAAAAATCTAGGTGTCATGATTATCGATGAAGAGCATGAAGCCAGCTACAAGCAAGACAGCAATCCCCGTTATCATGCTAGAGAGGTCGCCATTCTACGGGCCCAGTACAATCGAGCGGCCCTAGTCCTTGGTTCGGCAACACCGAGCTTAGAAAGCCGTGCGCGGGCTGGCAAAGGTGTCTATCAACACTTACGCCTGACCCAACGAGCCAATCCTATGGCTACGATACCCGAGGTTCAAGTAATTGACTTTCGTGACTATATCGGGCAGAATGAGACATCAAACTTTACCCCTCCTTTGCTAGAGGCCATCCAAGACCGTTTGGATAAAAAAGAGCAGGTAGTCCTCATGCTCAACCGTCGGGGTTATTCTAGCTTTGTTATGTGTAGGGAGTGTGGGACTGTGGATACTTGTCCCAACTGTGATATTTCTCTGACTCTCCACATGGATACCAAGACCATGAACTGCCATTACTGTGGCTTTTCGAAGGGGATTCCTCATGTCTGTCCCAACTGTCAGAGTCGCAGTATTCGCTACTACGGTACAGGGACTCAGAAAGCCTACGATGAGCTAGCAGAGCTTTTTCCTCAGGCCCGCATTCTGCGGATGGATGTTGATACGACCCGCAGGAAGGGTAGTCACCAAGCTCTTCTTGACCAGTTTGGCCGAGGGGAAGCAGATATCTTGCTGGGAACTCAGATGATTGCCAAGGGCTTGGATTTTCCAAATGTGACCCTAGTCGGAGTGCTCAATGCAGACACGGCCTTGAATCTGCCTGATTTCCGTTCTTCTGAGAGAACCTTCCAACTCTTAACTCAGGTGGCCGGTCGGGCAGGTCGAGCGGAAAAAGCTGGTCAGGTCTTGATCCAGTCTTACAATCCTGAGCACTATGCCATTCGTTTTGCCAAGGAACAGGATTATGAAGGCTTCTACACTTATGAAATGGGCATCAGACGCCAACTTGGCTACCCACCTTATTATTTCACGATTGGGATTACTCTCTCTCACAAGAAAGAAGAAGAGGTTGTCAAACGTGCCTATGAAGTTATGGGAATTTTGCGCTCAGGTTTATCGGAAACTAGTAAAATCCTTGGACCAACGCCAAAACCCATCGCCCGTACCCACAACCTTTATCATTACCAGATTTTGATTAAATACCGTTTAGAAGATGAGCTGGGCCCAACCCTCAACCAGGTCTTGGCCTTGACTCAAGAACGGGAAAATAGCGAGCTTCGTCTCAGCATTGACCACGAACCGCAGCAGTTTTTATAA
- the rpoZ gene encoding DNA-directed RNA polymerase subunit omega, whose product MMLKPSIDTLLDKVPSKYSLVILEAKRAHELEAGAPATQEFKSEKSTLRALEEIESGNVTIHPDPEGKREAVRLRIEEEKRRREEEEKKIKEQIAKEKEDGEKI is encoded by the coding sequence ATGATGTTAAAACCCTCTATTGATACCTTGCTAGACAAGGTACCATCAAAATATTCACTCGTAATCTTGGAAGCAAAGCGTGCCCACGAACTAGAAGCAGGAGCGCCAGCAACTCAAGAGTTTAAGTCTGAAAAATCAACTCTTCGTGCTTTAGAAGAAATCGAGTCTGGAAATGTAACCATTCACCCAGATCCAGAAGGAAAACGTGAAGCGGTTCGTCTCCGTATCGAAGAAGAAAAACGCCGCAGAGAAGAAGAAGAAAAGAAAATCAAAGAGCAAATCGCTAAAGAAAAAGAAGATGGTGAAAAAATTTAA
- the gmk gene encoding guanylate kinase: MADRGLLIVFSGPSGVGKGTVRREIFESSENQFQYSVSMTTRAQRPGEVDGVDYFFRTREEFEELIRQGQMLEYAEYVGNYYGTPLTYVNETLDKGIDVFLEIEVQGALQVKKKVPDAVFIFLTPPDLDELQDRLVGRGTDSAEVIAQRIEKAKEEIALMREYDYAIINDQVPLAAERVKRVIEAEHFRVDRVIGHYQEMLPKSPTTR; this comes from the coding sequence ATGGCAGACCGAGGCTTGCTAATCGTTTTTTCTGGTCCTTCAGGAGTTGGGAAAGGAACGGTTAGAAGAGAGATTTTTGAGAGTTCTGAGAATCAATTTCAATACTCTGTATCGATGACGACGCGTGCGCAACGTCCTGGTGAAGTGGACGGAGTGGACTATTTCTTCCGTACTCGTGAAGAGTTTGAAGAGTTGATTCGCCAAGGTCAGATGTTGGAATATGCAGAATATGTTGGTAACTACTATGGAACTCCTCTAACCTATGTCAATGAAACTTTGGACAAGGGAATCGATGTCTTTCTTGAGATTGAAGTCCAAGGAGCCCTTCAGGTTAAGAAAAAGGTTCCAGATGCTGTCTTTATCTTTCTAACGCCACCAGATTTGGATGAATTGCAAGATCGTTTGGTAGGTCGTGGAACAGATAGCGCTGAAGTGATTGCCCAACGAATCGAAAAAGCCAAGGAAGAAATTGCTCTTATGCGTGAGTATGATTATGCCATTATCAACGATCAGGTGCCCCTCGCTGCTGAACGTGTCAAGCGTGTGATCGAAGCAGAACACTTCCGTGTGGACCGTGTCATTGGTCACTACCAGGAGATGTTGCCAAAATCTCCAACTACTCGATAA